One genomic region from Conexibacter woesei DSM 14684 encodes:
- a CDS encoding SDR family NAD(P)-dependent oxidoreductase: protein MSQALSETSAPIAISDRHRGRRAVVTGAGSGIGRAIALRLASEGALVTSLDVDGANAAQTAEAIEQAGGQAIGVRADVRVRSELDAAVAAAVERFGGLDYLVNAAGIVTMAGFDDVTEDEWDRVVDINLKGYFLAAKAAVGALRNGVDPAIVNITTIESEIICSPSGRCQVHYNASKGGALMLTKALAAELAASGIRVNAVAPGATNTLFTGTSFAEPEIFETFSDRLLIKRVGEPEDQAAAVSFLLSSDASYITGVQLPVDGGWMVR, encoded by the coding sequence GTGTCCCAAGCCCTGTCTGAGACGTCGGCGCCGATCGCGATCAGCGATCGCCACCGGGGCCGCCGTGCCGTGGTCACCGGCGCAGGCTCGGGCATCGGCCGCGCCATCGCGCTGCGGCTTGCCAGCGAAGGCGCGCTCGTCACCAGCCTCGACGTCGACGGCGCCAACGCGGCGCAGACCGCCGAAGCGATCGAGCAGGCCGGCGGCCAAGCGATCGGCGTGCGCGCCGACGTGCGCGTGCGGAGCGAGCTGGACGCGGCGGTCGCTGCCGCCGTCGAGCGCTTCGGCGGCCTCGACTACCTCGTCAACGCCGCGGGCATCGTCACGATGGCCGGCTTCGACGACGTCACCGAGGACGAGTGGGATCGCGTGGTGGACATCAACCTCAAGGGCTACTTCCTCGCCGCGAAGGCCGCCGTCGGCGCGCTCCGCAACGGCGTCGACCCCGCGATCGTCAACATCACGACGATCGAGTCCGAGATCATCTGCAGCCCCAGCGGGCGCTGCCAGGTGCACTACAACGCCTCCAAGGGTGGTGCCTTGATGCTCACGAAGGCGCTCGCCGCCGAGCTGGCGGCCAGCGGCATCCGCGTCAACGCCGTCGCTCCCGGCGCGACCAACACGCTCTTCACGGGGACGAGCTTCGCGGAGCCCGAGATCTTCGAGACGTTCTCGGACCGGCTGCTCATCAAGCGCGTCGGCGAGCCCGAGGACCAAGCCGCGGCCGTGTCGTTCCTGCTCTCCAGCGACGCGTCCTACATCACCGGCGTGCAACTGCCGGTCGACGGCGGGTGGATGGTCCGATGA
- a CDS encoding gamma-glutamyl-gamma-aminobutyrate hydrolase family protein, whose protein sequence is MEDVNASPGRPGAPLIGVTGSRSRTSRVTGMPELLLSGQVDIHHVPYVNAIAAAGGIPLQVPREAPPDELLRRLDGLVIAGGDDVDPRRYGAVPGSATTKIDPDRDEHELALIHAALELDVPLLGICRGHQLINVVRGGTLVPDLPLDQGEAHGQLAYPLHARVHGLRFAPGEPIADRLGPDVLVNSFHHQSVDVLGDGVRVIATAPDGICEALRVGSRALGVQWHPEYLREQPDPIFSWLIDETRTATIKPEAVSRVPSPV, encoded by the coding sequence ATGGAGGACGTCAACGCTTCACCCGGGCGGCCTGGCGCGCCGCTGATCGGCGTGACCGGGAGCCGCAGCCGGACGTCGCGCGTCACCGGCATGCCCGAGCTGCTGCTGAGCGGTCAGGTCGACATCCATCACGTGCCGTACGTCAACGCGATCGCGGCGGCCGGAGGGATCCCCTTGCAGGTCCCCCGCGAGGCGCCGCCGGACGAGCTGCTGCGGCGCCTCGACGGGCTCGTGATCGCAGGCGGCGACGACGTCGACCCGCGCCGCTACGGGGCGGTCCCGGGCTCGGCGACGACCAAGATCGATCCGGACCGCGACGAGCACGAGCTGGCGCTGATCCACGCCGCGCTGGAGCTCGACGTGCCGTTGCTGGGGATCTGCCGCGGCCACCAGCTCATCAACGTCGTGCGCGGCGGGACGTTGGTGCCCGACCTCCCGCTCGATCAGGGCGAGGCCCACGGCCAGCTCGCCTATCCGCTGCACGCCCGCGTCCACGGCCTGCGCTTCGCACCCGGCGAGCCGATCGCCGACCGGCTCGGGCCCGACGTCCTCGTCAACAGCTTCCATCACCAGTCGGTGGACGTGCTGGGGGACGGCGTGCGCGTGATCGCGACCGCCCCCGACGGCATCTGCGAGGCGCTGCGGGTCGGGTCCCGCGCGCTCGGCGTCCAGTGGCACCCCGAGTACCTCAGGGAGCAGCCCGATCCGATCTTCTCGTGGCTCATCGACGAAACTCGCACTGCAACCATCAAGCCGGAGGCTGTATCCCGTGTCCCAAGCCCTGTCTGA
- a CDS encoding FadR/GntR family transcriptional regulator, translated as MPRSAGHVLVPAAYAVVVEHLRRAIHLGEYGPGEKLPPEREHAERLGVSRVTLREALRVLEGEGLLEMRRGSSGGAIITGPQSSQASRRAYLRTHLDDVLALQEFRQAIEPLSAARAAEHSTAALVKRLRASVDELAVADSRGLFRRADTTFHLTLADAADCAPLRRAIEDARIAMFDQLDAVDFEIVMASAIEGHTAITERVAAQDAEGARAAMESHVKALRQEILDLI; from the coding sequence ATGCCGAGATCCGCTGGCCACGTCCTCGTCCCCGCGGCGTACGCCGTTGTGGTGGAGCATCTCCGCCGTGCGATCCACCTCGGGGAGTACGGCCCCGGAGAGAAGCTCCCGCCCGAGCGCGAGCACGCCGAGCGACTCGGCGTCTCCCGCGTCACGCTGCGCGAGGCGCTGCGCGTGCTGGAAGGCGAGGGCCTGCTGGAGATGCGCCGCGGCTCGTCCGGCGGCGCGATCATCACCGGCCCGCAGAGCTCCCAGGCATCGCGCCGGGCATACCTGCGCACCCACCTCGACGACGTGCTCGCACTGCAGGAGTTCCGCCAGGCGATCGAACCGCTGTCGGCCGCCCGCGCCGCGGAGCACAGCACGGCCGCACTGGTGAAGAGACTGCGCGCATCGGTCGACGAGCTCGCCGTCGCGGACAGCCGTGGGCTCTTCCGCCGCGCCGACACCACCTTCCACCTGACGCTCGCGGACGCCGCGGACTGCGCACCGCTGCGACGGGCGATCGAGGACGCGCGCATCGCGATGTTCGACCAGCTCGACGCGGTCGACTTCGAGATCGTGATGGCGAGCGCGATCGAGGGTCATACGGCGATCACCGAGCGCGTGGCCGCACAGGACGCCGAGGGCGCCCGCGCGGCGATGGAGTCTCACGTCAAGGCCCTGCGCCAGGAGATCCTCGACCTCATCTGA